One genomic segment of Mycolicibacterium neworleansense includes these proteins:
- the fadD2 gene encoding long-chain-fatty-acid--CoA ligase FadD2, which produces MPSLSDLPANLTAKAKQYAERGAAELHYARKMFEAGALRLEPPQNIVAMLGDIRTWGEIGMIPALNARRHPDRLAVIDDEGEFTFGELDAAAHAVAHELLTMGVRGGDGVGILARNHRWFLVALYGAARVGARIILLNSEFSGPQIKEVSEREGAKVIIYDDEYTAAVGHADPELGKLRALGVNPDSDKPSGSTDETLADVIARGNGRPAPKAGKHPSIIILTSGTTGTPKGANRAAPPSLAPIGGVLSHVPFKAGEVTALPAPMFHALGFLHATIAMMLGTTLVLRRRFKPATVLEDVEKHQVTAMVVVPVMLSRMLDHLEQMSPKPNLSSLRIVFVSGSQLGAELASRALKDLGPVIYNLYGSTEIAFASIARPKDLSINPATVGPVVKGITVKIIDDNGNELPQGQVGRIFVRNTFPFKGYTGGGGKQIIDGMLSSGDVGYFDEHGLLYVSGRDDEMIVSGGENVFPAEVEDLISGHPDVIEATALGVEDKEWGARLKAFVVKAEGASLDEDTIKTYVKEHLARYKVPREVVFLDELPRNPTGKILKRELRNLE; this is translated from the coding sequence ATGCCAAGTCTGTCTGATCTGCCGGCGAACCTGACCGCGAAGGCCAAGCAGTACGCGGAGCGGGGCGCGGCCGAATTGCACTACGCCCGCAAGATGTTCGAGGCGGGTGCGTTGCGGCTGGAACCGCCGCAGAACATCGTGGCCATGCTGGGTGACATCCGCACCTGGGGTGAGATCGGGATGATCCCCGCGCTGAACGCGCGTCGGCATCCCGACCGTCTGGCCGTCATCGACGACGAGGGCGAGTTCACGTTCGGTGAGCTCGACGCGGCGGCGCACGCGGTGGCTCACGAACTGCTCACGATGGGTGTCCGGGGCGGTGACGGGGTAGGGATCCTGGCCCGCAACCACCGCTGGTTCCTGGTCGCGCTGTACGGCGCGGCCCGGGTCGGCGCCCGGATCATCCTGCTGAACTCCGAGTTCTCGGGGCCGCAGATCAAAGAGGTCTCCGAGCGCGAGGGCGCCAAGGTGATCATCTACGACGACGAGTACACCGCCGCGGTGGGCCACGCCGACCCGGAGTTGGGCAAACTGCGGGCCCTGGGCGTCAACCCCGATTCCGACAAGCCGTCCGGCAGCACCGACGAGACCCTGGCCGACGTCATCGCGCGCGGCAATGGGCGTCCGGCGCCGAAGGCCGGCAAGCATCCGTCGATCATCATCCTGACCAGCGGCACCACCGGAACGCCCAAGGGCGCCAACCGGGCCGCCCCGCCGTCGCTGGCTCCGATCGGGGGAGTGCTGTCGCACGTCCCGTTCAAGGCCGGCGAGGTGACCGCACTTCCGGCGCCGATGTTCCATGCGCTCGGGTTCCTGCACGCCACCATCGCGATGATGCTGGGCACGACCCTGGTGCTGCGCCGGCGCTTCAAGCCCGCCACCGTGCTGGAGGATGTAGAGAAGCACCAGGTCACCGCCATGGTGGTGGTGCCGGTCATGCTCTCGCGAATGCTCGACCACCTCGAGCAGATGTCACCGAAGCCCAATCTCTCGTCACTGCGGATCGTGTTCGTCTCCGGATCCCAGCTGGGCGCCGAGCTGGCCTCGCGGGCGCTCAAGGACCTCGGGCCGGTCATCTACAACCTCTACGGATCGACCGAGATCGCCTTCGCGAGCATCGCCCGGCCCAAGGACCTGTCGATCAACCCGGCCACGGTGGGCCCGGTGGTCAAAGGCATCACCGTCAAGATCATCGACGACAACGGCAACGAGCTCCCGCAGGGGCAGGTCGGCCGCATCTTCGTGCGAAACACCTTCCCGTTCAAGGGATATACCGGAGGGGGCGGCAAACAGATCATCGACGGCATGCTGTCCTCCGGCGATGTCGGATACTTCGACGAGCACGGTCTGCTCTACGTCAGCGGCCGCGATGACGAGATGATCGTCTCCGGCGGGGAGAACGTCTTCCCGGCCGAGGTCGAGGATCTGATCAGCGGGCATCCCGACGTCATCGAGGCCACCGCACTTGGCGTCGAGGACAAGGAATGGGGTGCCCGGCTGAAGGCCTTCGTGGTGAAGGCCGAGGGCGCCAGCCTCGACGAGGACACGATCAAGACCTACGTCAAAGAGCACCTGGCCCGCTACAAGGTGCCACGTGAGGTGGTCTTCCTCGACGAGTTGCCGCGCAATCCCACGGGCAAGATCCTCAAGCGTGAGCTGCGCAACCTGGAATAG
- a CDS encoding methyltransferase domain-containing protein → MDLPRIFTIRESSHRIHNPLTPDKYAALGQALHLAPGTRVLDLASGSGEMLCTWARDLGFTGAGVDISTVFTEQARARAIELGVADRVEFIHGDAAGHVADEPVDLAACIGATWIGDGVAGTAELLSRSLRPGGVMLIGEPFWRRTPPDEAAARACHAGELSDFRPLPELLEQFGELGYDVVEMVLADQDSWDRYAAAQWLNMRRWLDQNADDELAPEVRAELTTEPARYARYTREYLGWGVFALMMR, encoded by the coding sequence ATGGACCTACCCCGTATCTTCACCATCCGCGAGAGCAGCCACCGCATCCACAATCCGCTGACTCCCGACAAGTACGCCGCCCTCGGCCAGGCGCTCCACCTGGCTCCCGGGACACGGGTGCTCGACCTGGCCAGCGGCTCGGGCGAGATGTTGTGCACCTGGGCACGTGACCTGGGCTTCACGGGCGCCGGCGTGGACATCAGCACGGTTTTCACCGAGCAGGCCCGCGCCCGTGCCATCGAGCTCGGCGTCGCCGACCGGGTGGAGTTCATCCACGGCGACGCCGCCGGCCACGTCGCCGACGAGCCGGTCGATCTCGCCGCCTGCATCGGCGCCACCTGGATCGGCGACGGCGTCGCCGGAACAGCCGAGCTGCTCAGCCGTAGCCTTCGGCCCGGAGGCGTGATGCTGATCGGCGAGCCCTTCTGGCGTCGGACCCCGCCTGACGAGGCGGCTGCGCGGGCCTGCCACGCAGGTGAACTGTCGGATTTCCGGCCGCTGCCCGAGCTGCTGGAGCAGTTCGGCGAGCTGGGCTACGACGTGGTCGAAATGGTGCTGGCCGATCAGGACAGCTGGGACCGATACGCTGCGGCGCAGTGGCTCAACATGCGCCGCTGGCTCGATCAGAACGCGGATGACGAACTGGCGCCCGAGGTACGCGCCGAGCTCACCACCGAGCCCGCGCGCTACGCCCGCTACACGCGGGAGTATCTCGGTTGGGGTGTCTTCGCGCTGATGATGCGCTGA
- a CDS encoding LutC/YkgG family protein, which yields MTGPTSDAARAAVLNRVRTALACAPPQPVAVPRDYHREPLTGAGDVERFAETVAEYRARVHRVEADAIASTVLELVGPRATVVIPVDLPPEWVAGLTAVADAPALDVEQLDRADAVLTGCALGIAATGTIVLDAGPGQGRRALTLVPDHHICVVRVDQIVDTVPQAFAELTPTRPLTFISGPSATSDIELQRVEGVHGPRTLDVLVV from the coding sequence GTGACCGGCCCGACGTCTGATGCGGCCCGGGCCGCGGTGCTGAACCGGGTCCGCACCGCCCTGGCGTGCGCACCGCCACAGCCCGTCGCGGTGCCCCGCGACTATCACCGCGAGCCGCTCACCGGCGCGGGCGACGTCGAGAGGTTCGCCGAGACGGTCGCCGAGTACCGGGCCCGGGTTCACCGCGTCGAGGCCGACGCGATCGCCTCGACCGTCCTCGAACTGGTCGGCCCGCGGGCCACCGTGGTCATCCCGGTCGATCTGCCGCCCGAATGGGTGGCCGGGCTGACGGCCGTCGCCGACGCGCCGGCGCTGGACGTCGAGCAACTCGACCGAGCCGACGCCGTGCTGACTGGATGCGCGCTCGGGATCGCCGCGACTGGGACGATCGTGCTAGATGCCGGCCCCGGGCAGGGGCGGCGGGCACTGACGCTCGTGCCCGACCATCACATCTGCGTGGTGCGGGTTGACCAGATCGTCGACACCGTGCCGCAGGCATTCGCCGAGCTGACACCCACGCGGCCGCTGACCTTCATCTCCGGCCCCAGCGCCACCAGCGACATCGAACTCCAGCGGGTAGAAGGCGTCCACGGACCCCGCACGCTGGACGTGCTGGTCGTGTGA
- a CDS encoding (Fe-S)-binding protein produces the protein MRIALFATCLADAMFPPAAIATVQVLERLGHQVVFPHGQTCCGQMHVNTGYLKEATALVRNHVESFESAHCDAVVAPSGSCVGSVRHQHAMVARRAGDEALATRAENLAAKTYELSEFLIDVLGVDDVGAYYPHRVTYHPTCHSLRMLGVGDKPLRLLRNVRGLTLVELPEAESCCGFGGTFAIKNSDTSTAMLADKMAHIAETDAEVCSAGDSSCLMHIGGGLSRLRSGVRTVHLAEILAAEATR, from the coding sequence ATGCGAATCGCCCTGTTCGCGACCTGCCTGGCGGATGCGATGTTCCCGCCTGCGGCGATCGCCACGGTGCAGGTGCTCGAGCGCCTCGGCCATCAAGTGGTCTTTCCGCACGGCCAAACCTGTTGCGGCCAAATGCATGTCAATACCGGCTATCTCAAAGAGGCCACCGCGCTGGTACGCAACCACGTCGAGTCCTTCGAATCCGCGCACTGCGACGCGGTGGTCGCGCCGTCGGGATCGTGCGTGGGGTCGGTTCGTCACCAGCACGCGATGGTGGCCCGACGCGCCGGCGACGAAGCCCTGGCCACCCGCGCCGAGAATCTGGCGGCCAAGACCTACGAGCTGTCCGAGTTCCTGATCGACGTGCTCGGCGTCGACGACGTGGGCGCCTACTATCCGCACCGCGTCACCTATCACCCGACCTGCCACTCGCTGCGCATGCTCGGGGTGGGTGACAAGCCGCTGCGGCTGTTACGAAACGTGCGGGGCCTGACCTTGGTGGAGTTGCCAGAGGCCGAATCCTGTTGCGGTTTCGGCGGAACCTTCGCGATCAAGAACTCCGACACCTCCACGGCGATGCTGGCCGACAAGATGGCCCACATCGCCGAGACCGACGCCGAGGTGTGCAGCGCCGGGGACTCATCGTGCCTGATGCACATCGGCGGCGGGCTGAGCCGGCTGCGCTCCGGGGTACGCACCGTGCACCTGGCCGAGATCCTCGCGGCCGAGGCGACCCGATGA
- a CDS encoding LutB/LldF family L-lactate oxidation iron-sulfur protein, giving the protein MTTFLGTPGVGNLRGDAPFPQAARIALADSQLRRNIGHATHTIRTKRLNAIRECDDWEQLRAAGSALKQDAMARLPELLEQLEDNVTKRGGVVHWARDGDEANRIVADLIRAAGSDEVVKVKSMATQEIGLNEYLEAQGIAAFETDLAELIVQLGHDKPSHILVPAIHRNRAEIREIFTREMTDAGELTDDPRVLAMAARAHLRRKFLTAKVAISGANFGIAETGTLAVVESEGNGRMCLTLPQTLITVMGIEKIVPTFGDLEVFMQLLPRSSTAERMNPYTSMWTGVHPGDGPQEFHLVLLDNGRTRVLADEVGRAALHCIRCSACLNVCPVYERTGGHAYGSVYPGPIGAILSPQLTGITGHDDPNASLPYASSLCGACFEACPVRIDIPSILVHLRGAQVDQERGGLPGGQDLAMKAAGWAMAGAGRFSLAERALGAGRLIAGRDHRISALPWPASAWTASRDIPEPPAETFRQWWKRTHERDRQ; this is encoded by the coding sequence ATGACCACCTTCCTGGGTACCCCCGGCGTCGGCAACCTGCGTGGCGACGCGCCCTTCCCGCAGGCCGCCCGCATAGCACTGGCCGACTCCCAGCTGCGCCGCAATATCGGGCATGCCACCCACACCATTCGCACCAAGCGGCTCAACGCAATCCGGGAATGCGACGACTGGGAACAGTTGCGTGCGGCGGGCAGCGCCCTCAAGCAGGACGCGATGGCGCGGCTTCCCGAATTACTGGAACAACTCGAGGACAACGTCACCAAGCGCGGCGGCGTGGTGCACTGGGCCCGCGACGGCGACGAGGCCAACCGCATCGTCGCCGACCTGATCCGCGCGGCGGGCTCCGACGAGGTGGTCAAGGTCAAGTCGATGGCCACCCAGGAGATCGGCCTCAACGAGTACCTCGAAGCCCAGGGCATCGCCGCATTCGAGACCGATCTGGCCGAGCTCATCGTGCAGCTCGGCCACGACAAACCCAGCCACATCCTGGTGCCGGCGATCCACCGCAACCGCGCCGAGATCCGGGAGATCTTCACCCGCGAGATGACCGACGCCGGTGAGCTCACCGACGACCCCCGCGTGCTGGCCATGGCGGCCCGGGCCCATCTGCGGCGCAAGTTCCTCACCGCCAAGGTCGCGATCAGCGGCGCGAATTTCGGCATCGCCGAGACGGGCACGCTCGCGGTGGTGGAGTCCGAGGGCAACGGCCGGATGTGCCTGACACTGCCGCAGACGCTGATCACGGTGATGGGCATCGAGAAGATCGTTCCGACGTTCGGCGATCTCGAGGTCTTCATGCAGCTGCTGCCCCGCTCGTCGACGGCCGAACGGATGAATCCGTACACCTCGATGTGGACCGGGGTGCATCCCGGCGACGGTCCGCAGGAATTCCACCTGGTCCTGCTCGACAACGGCCGGACCCGCGTGCTGGCCGACGAGGTGGGCCGCGCGGCGTTGCACTGCATCCGGTGCAGCGCCTGCCTGAATGTCTGCCCGGTCTACGAGCGCACCGGCGGCCACGCCTACGGCTCCGTCTATCCCGGACCGATCGGGGCGATATTGAGCCCCCAGCTGACCGGCATCACCGGCCACGACGACCCGAACGCCAGCCTGCCGTATGCGTCGTCGCTGTGCGGTGCGTGCTTCGAAGCCTGCCCGGTGCGCATCGACATCCCGTCGATCCTGGTCCACCTACGCGGTGCCCAGGTGGACCAAGAAAGAGGGGGACTACCGGGTGGCCAGGATCTGGCGATGAAGGCCGCGGGCTGGGCAATGGCCGGCGCCGGCCGGTTCTCACTGGCCGAGCGCGCCCTGGGTGCCGGTCGGCTGATCGCCGGACGCGATCACCGCATCTCCGCGCTGCCCTGGCCGGCGTCGGCGTGGACGGCCAGCCGCGACATCCCCGAACCTCCCGCCGAAACGTTCCGGCAATGGTGGAAGCGGACCCATGAGAGAGACCGGCAGTGA
- a CDS encoding STAS domain-containing protein: MTFTNNTPAMDRHFRYGNSAVICEGASMRAQCRQLATVVTVKGDIDGNNIDQIASYVNRFILAEKPLALDLSGVNSFAPQAISLFYDIDEKCGALGVDWSVIASQPVVSEIHRQEVGVPLSSSVPEALHHFAEGNTARRRLLPLLIKSA, encoded by the coding sequence ATGACATTCACGAACAACACCCCGGCAATGGATCGACACTTTCGGTACGGGAACTCGGCAGTCATCTGCGAGGGCGCTTCGATGCGCGCGCAGTGCCGCCAGCTGGCGACAGTGGTGACAGTCAAGGGAGATATCGACGGCAACAACATCGACCAGATCGCGTCGTATGTAAATCGGTTCATCCTTGCGGAGAAGCCATTGGCACTCGATTTGAGTGGCGTGAACAGCTTTGCACCGCAGGCGATCTCATTGTTCTACGACATCGATGAAAAGTGCGGCGCACTGGGAGTGGACTGGTCGGTCATCGCCAGCCAGCCGGTCGTCTCCGAGATCCACCGCCAGGAGGTGGGCGTCCCGCTCAGCTCCTCGGTGCCCGAAGCCCTGCATCACTTCGCCGAAGGCAACACGGCACGCCGCCGGTTGCTACCCCTGCTTATCAAGAGCGCCTGA
- a CDS encoding SDR family NAD(P)-dependent oxidoreductase: protein MNIELTGKTALVTGSTQGIGLAIAEQLARSGARVAVNGRTAARVDEAVAKLGDFDVLGVAADVSTEEGTAELLRQLPDVDILVNNLGIFGAVPPLEITDEQWRTYFDVNVLAAVRLIRSYLPGMTERGWGRAIQIASDSAIVTPAEMIHYGVSKTALLAVSRGFAKEAAGTGVTVNSVIAGPTHTAGVEDFVYQLVDKSLSWDDAQREFMLKHRPQSLIQRLIEPEEIANMVAYLASPLASATTGGALRVDGGYVDSILP, encoded by the coding sequence GTGAACATCGAACTGACCGGAAAGACCGCACTCGTCACCGGCTCGACCCAGGGCATCGGGCTGGCCATCGCCGAACAACTGGCCCGTAGCGGTGCGCGGGTGGCCGTCAACGGCCGCACGGCGGCCCGCGTCGACGAAGCCGTGGCGAAGCTGGGCGATTTCGACGTTCTGGGGGTGGCCGCCGACGTCTCGACCGAGGAGGGGACGGCAGAGTTGCTACGGCAGCTGCCCGACGTCGACATCCTGGTCAACAACCTCGGCATCTTCGGTGCTGTGCCGCCGCTGGAGATCACCGACGAGCAGTGGCGCACCTATTTCGACGTGAATGTCCTTGCCGCAGTGAGACTTATCCGCAGCTACCTGCCCGGGATGACCGAGCGGGGCTGGGGCCGGGCGATCCAGATCGCCAGTGACTCCGCGATCGTGACGCCGGCGGAGATGATCCACTACGGCGTATCCAAGACAGCGCTGCTCGCGGTGTCGCGTGGTTTCGCCAAGGAGGCCGCGGGCACCGGCGTGACCGTGAACTCGGTGATCGCCGGCCCGACCCACACCGCCGGTGTCGAGGACTTCGTCTACCAGCTCGTCGACAAGTCGCTGTCGTGGGATGACGCGCAGCGGGAGTTCATGCTCAAACACCGGCCGCAGTCGTTGATCCAGCGCCTGATCGAGCCCGAAGAGATCGCAAACATGGTGGCGTACTTGGCTTCTCCGCTGGCTTCGGCCACCACGGGTGGGGCGCTGCGGGTCGACGGCGGCTACGTCGACTCGATCTTGCCCTGA
- a CDS encoding acetamidase/formamidase family protein, whose translation MIFPTLHPGEGHIGGEHYLQSHPDDVLWGWLPNARTKPVLSVASGETVTIDTVSHEGILEDQGRDPVSYFAQFGVQNVLKDVIDIAASPLAHDDTCGPHIVTGPIHVGDALPGDVLKVDILDLAMRVPYGFISSRHGYGALVGEFPEFPDSEPVRAVDQIVSMGTISHFSWVEKHHGKRYGMLSAGNGSMPHRAISDQPVPRHHGSRLGNRGPRAIGAARGPRRQYRHQARCVRLDALPTRAGRGGRLLHR comes from the coding sequence ATGATCTTCCCCACCCTTCACCCAGGCGAAGGCCACATCGGTGGTGAGCACTACCTGCAATCACATCCCGACGATGTGCTCTGGGGATGGCTTCCCAACGCGCGGACAAAGCCCGTGCTTTCGGTGGCATCCGGTGAGACGGTGACGATCGATACCGTCAGCCATGAGGGCATCCTCGAGGACCAAGGACGAGACCCTGTTTCGTACTTCGCACAGTTCGGCGTCCAGAATGTCCTCAAGGATGTCATCGACATTGCGGCAAGCCCCCTCGCCCATGACGACACATGTGGCCCGCACATCGTCACCGGACCCATCCATGTCGGCGACGCACTACCCGGCGACGTCCTCAAGGTTGACATCCTCGATCTCGCGATGCGTGTCCCTTACGGCTTCATCAGCAGCCGGCACGGCTACGGTGCCCTCGTCGGGGAGTTCCCCGAGTTTCCGGACTCCGAGCCGGTGCGCGCGGTCGACCAGATCGTCTCCATGGGCACCATCAGTCACTTCAGCTGGGTCGAGAAGCACCATGGGAAGCGTTACGGCATGCTGTCGGCGGGCAACGGCAGCATGCCGCACCGTGCGATTTCCGATCAACCCGTTCCTCGGCATCATGGGAGTCGCCTCGGCAACCGAGGACCCCGTGCCATCGGTGCCGCCCGGGGACCACGGCGGCAATATCGACATCAAGCACGTTGTGTCAGGCTCGACGCTCTACCTACCCGTGCAGGTCGAGGGGGCCGGCTTCTTCACCGGTGA
- the ligD gene encoding non-homologous end-joining DNA ligase, with protein sequence MAGALSLEIDGLEVAVSNPDKVVFPDAHVTKLDLINYYRSVADGALRGVYGRPMILKRFVKGISSEAIFQKRAPEKRPDYVDVAELKYRSGTSAKEAVLRDVAGLAWAVNVGCVDLNPHPVRAEDLDHPDELRVDLDPMPGVDWSQIVAVGHVAREVLEEHGLTAWPKTSGSRGFHIYARIHPRWPFTKVRLAAETVAREVERRVPDLATARWWKEERGSRVFVDFNQNAKDRTVASAYSVRATPDARVSTPLRWDEVDGCRPEAFTVATVPDRFAEIGDPWEGMDLTVGELGPLLALAKELGPAEKAPKGAGQSGAGRRVSSMPLIEIAKTKTKDEAMAALDVWRGRYPAAAARLEPVDVLLDGMRGPSSIWYRVRINLEHVPEAERPPQEELLADYNPWENYRGAQWKRG encoded by the coding sequence ATGGCCGGTGCACTGTCGCTGGAGATCGACGGCCTTGAGGTGGCCGTCAGCAACCCCGACAAGGTGGTTTTCCCTGATGCGCACGTCACCAAGCTGGACCTGATCAATTACTACCGGTCGGTGGCCGACGGTGCCCTGCGCGGGGTCTACGGCCGTCCGATGATCCTCAAGCGGTTCGTCAAGGGCATCAGCTCCGAGGCGATCTTTCAGAAACGGGCGCCGGAGAAGCGGCCGGACTATGTGGACGTGGCCGAGCTCAAGTACCGGTCCGGCACGTCGGCCAAGGAAGCGGTTCTGCGCGATGTCGCCGGCCTGGCCTGGGCGGTGAACGTGGGGTGCGTCGACCTGAATCCGCACCCGGTGCGGGCCGAGGATCTCGACCATCCCGACGAACTGCGAGTGGACCTGGACCCCATGCCCGGGGTGGACTGGTCGCAGATCGTGGCCGTCGGCCATGTCGCCCGCGAGGTGCTGGAGGAACACGGTCTGACGGCGTGGCCCAAGACGTCGGGATCGCGTGGCTTCCACATCTATGCCCGCATCCACCCGCGGTGGCCGTTCACCAAGGTGCGCCTGGCCGCCGAGACGGTGGCCCGCGAGGTGGAGCGACGTGTTCCCGACCTGGCGACGGCGCGCTGGTGGAAGGAAGAACGCGGCTCCCGGGTGTTCGTCGACTTCAACCAGAACGCCAAGGACCGGACGGTGGCCTCGGCCTATTCCGTGCGGGCCACCCCCGATGCCCGGGTGTCCACCCCGCTGCGGTGGGACGAGGTCGACGGGTGCCGGCCGGAGGCGTTCACGGTGGCCACCGTGCCCGACCGGTTCGCCGAGATCGGCGACCCGTGGGAGGGCATGGACCTCACGGTCGGCGAGTTGGGCCCGTTGCTGGCGCTGGCCAAGGAACTCGGTCCGGCCGAGAAGGCGCCCAAGGGTGCCGGACAAAGCGGTGCCGGCAGGCGCGTTTCTTCCATGCCGCTGATCGAGATCGCCAAGACGAAGACCAAGGACGAGGCGATGGCGGCGCTGGACGTGTGGCGCGGGCGTTATCCCGCGGCCGCCGCGCGGCTGGAGCCTGTCGACGTCCTGCTTGACGGCATGCGCGGCCCGAGCTCCATCTGGTACCGGGTGCGGATCAACCTGGAGCACGTGCCCGAGGCCGAGCGTCCGCCGCAAGAGGAATTGCTCGCCGACTACAACCCGTGGGAGAACTACCGCGGCGCGCAGTGGAAGCGCGGCTGA
- a CDS encoding acetamidase/formamidase family protein, with amino-acid sequence MSGSTLYLPVQVEGAGFFTGDPHFAQGNGEVALTALEAPLRATVRLTILKSDDARAAIGAVTNPVVETATHWIPTGMDADLDEAMRIAVRNAVTFLNTRLGVPRDVAFAYLSAAGDFEVSQVVDAVKGVHCMIRKADWAAWS; translated from the coding sequence GTGTCAGGCTCGACGCTCTACCTACCCGTGCAGGTCGAGGGGGCCGGCTTCTTCACCGGTGATCCGCATTTCGCCCAGGGCAATGGCGAGGTCGCGCTGACCGCACTTGAGGCACCCCTTCGGGCAACCGTGCGACTGACCATTCTGAAATCCGACGATGCCCGCGCAGCGATAGGGGCCGTCACGAATCCGGTTGTGGAAACCGCGACGCACTGGATCCCTACCGGTATGGACGCCGACCTTGACGAGGCGATGCGCATCGCCGTCCGAAATGCCGTCACGTTTCTCAACACTCGGCTCGGTGTCCCGCGCGACGTCGCCTTCGCGTACCTGTCGGCGGCCGGCGACTTCGAGGTGAGCCAGGTGGTTGATGCGGTCAAGGGCGTGCACTGCATGATCCGGAAGGCCGACTGGGCTGCTTGGTCCTAG
- a CDS encoding SDR family NAD(P)-dependent oxidoreductase — protein MGSQSLSGKVAVITGGASGIGAALAARLAGQGAEVWIADRQTDAARDLADRLGASGGTAHSIELDVRDFASFERATATIVEQSGRIDYLFNNAGIGVGGEIDTYTLDDWNEVFDVNLRGVVHGIQAVYPVMIRQHSGHIVNTASMAGLMTGAGQASYSATKHAVVAISRTLRVEAERHNVLVSALCPGVIRTPILSGGKYGRLKGPGITDEDFVKKVWEPLRPMDPDVFADRVVRAVMRGDAMIIVPGWWKLFWYLERLSPQLSLRLAKRALDRNRAVQAELDKGALGEQR, from the coding sequence ATGGGGTCGCAGAGCTTATCGGGAAAGGTCGCCGTGATCACCGGCGGTGCATCCGGCATCGGTGCGGCGCTCGCGGCAAGGCTGGCCGGCCAAGGCGCTGAGGTCTGGATAGCCGATCGACAGACGGACGCCGCGCGGGACCTGGCCGACCGGCTCGGGGCCAGTGGTGGAACAGCCCACTCGATCGAACTCGACGTGCGCGACTTCGCCTCGTTCGAGCGCGCGACCGCCACGATCGTGGAGCAGTCGGGCCGCATCGACTACCTGTTCAACAATGCGGGTATCGGGGTCGGCGGCGAGATCGACACGTACACGCTGGACGACTGGAACGAAGTCTTCGACGTGAACCTGCGTGGTGTGGTGCACGGCATCCAGGCGGTCTATCCGGTCATGATCCGGCAGCACAGTGGTCACATCGTGAACACCGCCTCGATGGCGGGCCTCATGACCGGCGCGGGCCAGGCGAGCTACTCCGCCACCAAGCACGCCGTCGTGGCCATCTCCCGGACCCTGCGGGTCGAAGCCGAGCGTCACAATGTGCTGGTTTCGGCGCTGTGCCCCGGAGTCATCCGGACACCGATCCTCAGCGGCGGCAAGTACGGCCGGCTCAAAGGCCCGGGGATCACCGATGAAGACTTCGTCAAGAAGGTGTGGGAGCCGTTGCGGCCCATGGATCCCGACGTTTTCGCCGACCGCGTGGTGCGGGCCGTGATGCGGGGTGACGCGATGATCATCGTGCCCGGGTGGTGGAAGCTGTTCTGGTACCTGGAGCGGCTGTCACCGCAGTTGTCGTTGCGCCTCGCGAAAAGGGCGCTCGACCGTAACCGCGCTGTACAAGCCGAACTCGACAAAGGTGCACTAGGCGAGCAGCGCTGA